Part of the Paenibacillus sp. JNUCC32 genome is shown below.
CATGCTGGTTATGTTTGAGCACAACCTTGCGACGGGCCGTCTCTGGGCACAGCCGCTAAGCATCATTACGACGAACGAAATCATCCGGCTATTGTACTAAGCAGGGTAACGAAGGAGGAAAGCGAACATGAGTACGGCATTACTGCAGGAGCTTAACCAAGAGGTTAGGCGTTTATATATCGCCGGCAGCGAGCTCGCGGCAGGCGATTTCCGCCTGAAGCGGCTGCTGCCGCAGTTTCAACAACTGGGAGAACGCGCTCCCGTGTTCAAACGATTGGGCGAAGGAATCCTTGCCTTGATCGAGCCGGATTCCGGGAAGGAAAACCAGTCCGCACAGTTGCTTCAGGATTTAAACCAGCTGCTGAGCTCCGTGCTGCATACGCAAGGAACGACAGCACCCGAGGGAGAACTGTTTCAGGCAGACCATCATCCGGTTTCGCTGTCATCCCATTTATCCTACCGCAAGCTTTCAGCAGTACAGACCGCCCTGACCACGACGGGCAGCGGCCGTTACGAGATCATAGAAGAAGCGTGGAAGGAAGGGGTGTTCCAAGATTTCCGTCTGGTATACCTTGCAATCGAAGCGTTGAATGACCCCTACGTCGAGATTGGCGAGCTCGCGGCCAATGAGATACTGCCGGCGTACGGCCCGGAAATCGTTCCGTTTCTGATGGAAAGCTTTAATCCGGCGGGCGGAAAGCCGGAATCACGCAAGCTGAAGGTGATGGCGGCAGCAGGCGGGAAGGAAGCGCTGGAGCTGATCCGCCAAGCAGCCGAGATCGGCAGCGACGAGGTGCGGTGCATGGCGATCAAATTGCTTGCGCCGTACGAAGAGTTTGAAGCGGATCTGATGGAATGGAGCAGGAGCAAGAAGAAGGTCATCCGCGAGGCGGCCTACGGCGCGCTGGCCGAGAACGGTTCCGATCAAGCCGTGGGGCGGTTGTATGAAGCCGCTCAAGGAAAAGACAAAGAGCTGGTGAATCCTGCCTTAGGCAGATGCCGTTCCGCCCTGTTGACGGATTGGCTTGTACGAGACTTGTCGGCGGAGCTTCAATCGGTTTCCGAATCCCTGGGCGACAAGCAAAAGCTGGAGGAAAGCTGGATCAAGGTGAAACGCTGTTTGTGGGCCCTGCACGACAAACAAAATCCGGAGCTCGAGGAGCTGTACCGGAACGTGCTTCAGCAGTATGCCTTATACATCAAGTCTCTGGGATGGACCTATCTGATGAATGAAGCGGTCATCTACATGAATCGCGTGGATTCCGGGGAAGCCAGGGAACTGATGCGCCAAAATGCGGAGAATGATATAGAGCAATATAGACACAGCGGCTCTTATGTCCGCGAGGTATTCCAAAAAGCAACGCGCGTGCTGCCGCCTGAACGCGTATATGAACAATACAAGGACGTTCTGTTGCAAGGCTTCGCCTCGTCGCCGCTCAGCAACGCGGCCAAAGAGCGGAAAAAGCTTTTGGATACCCTATCTGATCTGGTAATCCGCAGGCAGTATAAGCCTTATGAGGAAGTAATGCCGTTTGCGGGCAAGGAGAGCTACACGTATTACGTGGAGATGCTCCCGCAAGAGCAGCTGCTGGCGTGCTGGGATGACAGATGGCTGGAGTTGTTGATCGAGCAGGATGAGCTGGCGCTGGTCAGCGCGTTCGCCCGCCGGGGACATCGGAAAGCCGAATCGTATTTGCTGGCAAAGCTGCAGAATTCGCCGGAATTCCGCAACCGGTTTGCCAATCTGATTATTATGGGTCTTGTTCGTACCGGCATAAAGGATGAAGAGCTGTTTGAAGCTGTTGTGGCCGCTCTTGAGGATAAGCGCAATCAGGACTGCTACATGATCGAGCCTTTTACATTCTCGCAGCTGTGCCGGTTGCCTGCAGATTATCATGACCGCGTTCATGCGGTCCTGGGCAACTACAAGGACAACGCCGAGGATCAGCTTCGATATATCCTTCGCAAGATGAAAGAACAATAAATATTAAGGAGTGGAACCATGGGAGCAGGTCAAGAGCAATTGGAAGATATCATGCGTCAGCCCGCGGAAATACTGTTTCGTCATGAGCTGGAAGCGCTGCGCAAGGAGGATACCGGGAAAATTCCTGCCGGATGGCAGATGTCCCCTCAATCCGTACTCAAATTCATCGTTGGCGGCAAGGCCGGCAAGACGGAAATCACGCCTAAATATATCGGAAACCAACGACTGATCGAGATGGCGGTCGCTACCCTGGTAACCGACCGCGCCCTGTTATTGATCGGGGAACCGGGCACGGCCAAATCCTGGCTGTCCGAAAA
Proteins encoded:
- a CDS encoding HEAT repeat domain-containing protein produces the protein MSTALLQELNQEVRRLYIAGSELAAGDFRLKRLLPQFQQLGERAPVFKRLGEGILALIEPDSGKENQSAQLLQDLNQLLSSVLHTQGTTAPEGELFQADHHPVSLSSHLSYRKLSAVQTALTTTGSGRYEIIEEAWKEGVFQDFRLVYLAIEALNDPYVEIGELAANEILPAYGPEIVPFLMESFNPAGGKPESRKLKVMAAAGGKEALELIRQAAEIGSDEVRCMAIKLLAPYEEFEADLMEWSRSKKKVIREAAYGALAENGSDQAVGRLYEAAQGKDKELVNPALGRCRSALLTDWLVRDLSAELQSVSESLGDKQKLEESWIKVKRCLWALHDKQNPELEELYRNVLQQYALYIKSLGWTYLMNEAVIYMNRVDSGEARELMRQNAENDIEQYRHSGSYVREVFQKATRVLPPERVYEQYKDVLLQGFASSPLSNAAKERKKLLDTLSDLVIRRQYKPYEEVMPFAGKESYTYYVEMLPQEQLLACWDDRWLELLIEQDELALVSAFARRGHRKAESYLLAKLQNSPEFRNRFANLIIMGLVRTGIKDEELFEAVVAALEDKRNQDCYMIEPFTFSQLCRLPADYHDRVHAVLGNYKDNAEDQLRYILRKMKEQ